In a genomic window of Xylophilus rhododendri:
- a CDS encoding pyridoxal phosphate-dependent decarboxylase family protein: MSHTSAASLDPADWTQLRAQGHRMLDDMFDHLAGLRDKPVWQPIPDAVRGAFAEPMPSAPTPLAEAHQRFMRDVLPYSVGNTHPRFMGWVHGGGTAEGMLAEMLAAGLNANLGGRDQMPLELEKQMVRWMAELFGFPQTAGGLFVTGSSMANLVGVLVARTSALGGQSRKTGVERAGGGELVAYTSAAAHGCIAQAMSISGLGTDALRLVPVDADHRMDIVQLRAMVWADMAAGRRPFLIAGTAGTVDTGSVDDLNAIADVARTCGAWFHVDGAYGALGMLSPEVAPKLAGIERADSLALDFHKWGQVPYDAGFILVRDQADQLAAFATPAAYLSRHDRGLAAGSPWPCDLGPDLSRGFRALKTWFTLVSHGTDRMGAAITHSCELARHLQARVLAEPELEMLAPVALNIVNFRFRAEDGQDADALNTEIVADLHESGVAVPSTTRVKGQVAIRAAIVNHRTVASDIDMMVDAALAFGRRRRRAHGASVSPASSELAA; encoded by the coding sequence ATGAGCCACACAAGCGCCGCCTCGCTGGACCCCGCCGACTGGACGCAGCTGCGTGCCCAGGGCCACCGGATGCTCGACGACATGTTCGACCACCTGGCCGGCCTGCGCGACAAACCGGTCTGGCAGCCGATTCCCGATGCGGTGCGCGGCGCCTTCGCCGAGCCCATGCCGTCCGCGCCGACGCCCCTGGCCGAGGCGCACCAGCGCTTCATGCGCGATGTGCTGCCCTATTCGGTGGGCAACACCCATCCGCGCTTCATGGGCTGGGTGCACGGCGGCGGCACGGCCGAAGGCATGCTGGCCGAGATGCTGGCGGCCGGCCTCAACGCCAACCTGGGCGGACGCGACCAGATGCCGCTGGAGCTCGAAAAGCAGATGGTCCGCTGGATGGCCGAGCTATTCGGCTTTCCGCAGACGGCGGGCGGCCTGTTCGTCACCGGCTCCTCCATGGCCAATCTGGTGGGCGTGCTGGTGGCGCGCACCTCGGCGCTCGGCGGCCAGTCGCGCAAGACCGGCGTGGAGCGGGCCGGCGGCGGCGAACTGGTGGCCTATACCTCGGCGGCCGCGCACGGCTGCATCGCGCAGGCCATGTCGATCAGCGGCCTGGGCACCGACGCGCTGCGCCTGGTGCCGGTGGATGCGGACCACCGCATGGACATCGTGCAGCTGCGCGCCATGGTCTGGGCCGACATGGCGGCCGGGCGCCGTCCCTTCCTGATCGCCGGCACCGCCGGCACGGTGGATACCGGCTCGGTCGACGACCTGAACGCCATCGCCGACGTGGCCCGCACCTGCGGCGCCTGGTTCCATGTCGACGGTGCCTACGGCGCGCTCGGCATGCTGTCGCCTGAAGTCGCGCCCAAGCTGGCCGGCATCGAACGTGCCGACTCCCTGGCGCTGGATTTCCACAAGTGGGGCCAGGTGCCCTATGACGCCGGATTCATCCTGGTGCGCGACCAGGCCGACCAGCTGGCCGCCTTCGCCACGCCCGCGGCCTATCTCTCGCGCCACGACCGCGGGCTGGCCGCCGGCTCGCCCTGGCCCTGCGACCTGGGGCCGGACCTGTCGCGCGGCTTCCGCGCGCTCAAGACCTGGTTCACCCTGGTCAGCCACGGCACCGACCGCATGGGCGCGGCCATCACCCACAGCTGCGAGCTGGCCCGCCATCTGCAGGCCCGGGTGCTGGCCGAGCCGGAGCTGGAGATGCTGGCGCCGGTGGCGCTCAACATCGTCAACTTCCGCTTCCGTGCCGAAGACGGCCAGGACGCGGATGCCCTCAACACCGAGATCGTGGCCGACCTGCACGAGTCCGGCGTGGCCGTTCCCTCCACCACCCGGGTGAAGGGCCAAGTCGCCATCCGCGCGGCCATCGTCAACCACCGCACCGTGGCCAGCGACATCGACATGATGGTCGATGCGGCCCTGGCCTTCGGCCGCCGCCGGCGCCGCGCCCATGGCGCCTCTGTCTCCCCAGCTTCCTCGGAACTCGCCGCATGA
- a CDS encoding AsmA family protein encodes MTPAAAPKSFPRRHPVAIGIAVALVLLVLLFDWNWFRHPLERYISKKTERTFTISDLHVKLGLTPTIRMRDVVFGNAKWSKEPHMASIPELEFSVSLRDLPEKVLIPRVALTKPDLLFERLADDRKNWILSDPNDKSPSKLRISTLSVDNGHLRYTDAGTPFNIDVLASTFDPSKQERVKDADAKPVNDRYSTRFEFHGGYRDAKFKGTALTGEVLSFQESGVPFPLKGELDAGTTRLEVEGTIADAANISGIDTRLMIKGQTLANLYPFLLLPLPATPPYQLQGHLILKGDRYSIDDLVGKIGSSDVHGSGAYVDRKPRPLLTADLHSKLLDISDLGPVVGVQTAETGGKPDATQAKTADRPTAKTQEKQADPNHILPSGTFDGSRLQKIDADVSLEAAQLKAPTSLPLESLKATLHLQDAVMKLAPLDFGFAGGTISSHWNLDARKPVISTEAQVDFRHIQVAKLVPASAEKIAQGAGTLGARIKIKGTGNSIADAAAKADGEVSAAIANGRISNLIDAASGLNGGKVLALLAGGDKTIEVNCGGLAFDVKDGKGTAKLFVVDTEQTQILGTGGFDLAQETFNMEIAPKPKRPGILSLRTPVKVFGTFKNPDYSLEKGPLLARAGGAVALAVVAPLAAVLPLIETGPGENTNCARVSAEAGTAEKQAVATPAGAQRKNKQ; translated from the coding sequence ATGACGCCAGCAGCAGCACCAAAATCCTTCCCCCGCCGGCATCCGGTCGCCATCGGCATCGCGGTCGCACTCGTCCTGCTGGTGCTGCTGTTCGACTGGAACTGGTTCCGCCATCCGCTGGAGCGCTACATCTCGAAGAAGACCGAGCGCACTTTCACCATCTCCGACCTGCATGTGAAGCTGGGCCTGACGCCCACCATCCGCATGCGCGACGTGGTGTTCGGCAATGCCAAGTGGTCCAAGGAGCCGCACATGGCCAGCATCCCCGAGCTGGAGTTCTCGGTGAGCCTGCGCGACCTGCCCGAGAAGGTGCTGATCCCCCGCGTGGCGCTGACCAAGCCCGACCTGCTCTTCGAGCGCCTGGCCGACGACCGCAAGAACTGGATCCTCTCCGACCCCAACGACAAGTCGCCGAGCAAGCTGCGCATCAGCACCCTGTCGGTGGACAACGGCCACCTGCGCTACACCGACGCCGGCACGCCCTTCAACATCGACGTCCTGGCCAGCACCTTCGACCCCTCCAAGCAGGAACGGGTGAAGGACGCGGACGCCAAGCCGGTCAACGACCGCTATTCCACCCGCTTCGAATTCCACGGCGGCTACCGCGACGCCAAGTTCAAGGGCACCGCGCTGACCGGCGAGGTGCTGAGCTTCCAGGAGTCCGGCGTGCCCTTCCCGCTCAAGGGCGAACTCGATGCCGGCACCACCCGCCTCGAAGTGGAGGGCACCATCGCCGACGCGGCCAACATCTCCGGCATCGACACCCGGCTGATGATCAAGGGCCAGACCCTGGCCAACCTCTACCCCTTCCTGCTGCTGCCGCTGCCGGCCACGCCGCCCTACCAGCTGCAGGGGCACCTGATCCTGAAGGGCGACCGTTATTCCATCGACGACCTGGTCGGCAAGATCGGATCTTCCGACGTGCACGGCAGCGGCGCCTACGTGGACCGCAAGCCCCGCCCGCTGCTCACCGCCGACCTGCACAGCAAGCTGCTCGACATCTCCGACCTGGGCCCGGTGGTGGGCGTGCAGACCGCCGAGACCGGCGGCAAGCCCGACGCCACCCAGGCCAAGACGGCCGACCGGCCCACCGCCAAGACGCAGGAGAAGCAGGCCGACCCCAACCACATCCTGCCCAGCGGCACTTTCGACGGCAGCCGGCTGCAGAAGATCGACGCCGACGTATCACTGGAAGCCGCCCAGCTCAAGGCGCCGACCAGCCTGCCGCTGGAAAGCCTCAAGGCCACGTTGCACCTGCAAGATGCGGTGATGAAACTCGCGCCCCTGGATTTCGGTTTTGCCGGCGGCACCATCTCCTCGCACTGGAACCTGGACGCCCGCAAGCCCGTCATCTCCACCGAGGCGCAGGTGGACTTCCGCCATATCCAGGTCGCCAAGCTGGTGCCGGCCAGCGCCGAGAAGATCGCCCAGGGCGCCGGCACGCTGGGCGCACGCATCAAGATCAAGGGCACCGGCAACTCCATCGCCGACGCCGCAGCCAAGGCCGACGGCGAAGTCTCCGCGGCCATCGCCAACGGCCGCATCTCCAACCTGATCGACGCGGCCAGCGGCCTGAACGGCGGCAAGGTGCTGGCCCTGCTGGCCGGCGGCGACAAGACCATCGAGGTGAACTGCGGCGGCCTGGCCTTCGACGTGAAGGACGGCAAGGGTACGGCCAAGCTCTTCGTGGTGGATACCGAGCAGACGCAGATCCTGGGCACCGGCGGTTTCGACCTGGCGCAGGAGACCTTCAACATGGAGATCGCGCCCAAGCCCAAGCGGCCCGGCATCCTGTCCCTGCGCACGCCGGTGAAGGTGTTCGGCACCTTCAAGAACCCGGACTATTCGCTGGAAAAAGGCCCGCTGCTGGCGCGTGCCGGCGGCGCCGTCGCGCTGGCGGTGGTGGCGCCCCTGGCCGCCGTGCTGCCGCTGATCGAGACCGGGCCGGGCGAGAACACCAACTGCGCCCGCGTCAGTGCCGAAGCCGGCACGGCCGAGAAGCAGGCGGTGGCCACACCGGCCGGCGCGCAGCGCAAGAACAAGCAGTGA
- a CDS encoding DUF3597 domain-containing protein: protein MSILGTILGKIFPSSHAAPAPSPAPATPDAAPATAAVNAAPAPAAISEVDVKQVLDGLAAKSSEKLNWQTSIVDLMKLLGLDSSLNARKELAKELGYTGDTNDSASMNIWLHRQVMNKLAANGGKVPAELKD from the coding sequence ATGAGCATTCTGGGCACCATCCTCGGCAAGATCTTCCCGTCTTCCCACGCCGCGCCAGCGCCCTCCCCCGCTCCGGCGACGCCCGATGCGGCACCGGCCACGGCTGCGGTCAATGCCGCGCCGGCGCCTGCAGCGATCTCGGAGGTAGACGTCAAGCAGGTGCTCGACGGCCTGGCCGCCAAGAGCAGCGAGAAGCTGAACTGGCAGACCTCCATCGTCGACCTGATGAAGCTGCTGGGGCTGGACAGTTCGCTGAACGCCCGCAAGGAGTTGGCCAAGGAGCTGGGCTACACCGGCGACACCAACGATTCGGCCAGCATGAACATCTGGCTGCACCGCCAGGTGATGAACAAGCTGGCCGCCAATGGCGGCAAGGTTCCCGCAGAGCTGAAGGACTGA
- a CDS encoding GlsB/YeaQ/YmgE family stress response membrane protein, with protein MGIISTIVIGFIVGLVARAILPGKQAMGFILTVILGVVGSLLATYAGQAMGWYQAGVGAGFLASVVGAIVVLVIYGAVARR; from the coding sequence ATGGGAATCATCTCCACCATCGTGATCGGCTTCATCGTCGGGCTGGTCGCGCGCGCCATCCTGCCGGGCAAGCAGGCCATGGGTTTCATCCTCACCGTGATCCTGGGGGTCGTCGGCTCGCTGCTGGCTACCTATGCCGGTCAGGCCATGGGCTGGTATCAGGCTGGCGTTGGGGCCGGGTTCTTGGCCTCTGTCGTGGGCGCCATCGTGGTGCTGGTGATCTATGGGGCGGTTGCCCGGCGGTGA
- the hrpA gene encoding ATP-dependent RNA helicase HrpA: MGAFAAHQVIIVSGETGSGKTTQLPKIALALGRGKLNAPPGKGRLIGHTQPRRIAASSVAKRIAEELKTPLGEVVGYKVRFQDRLSRDASVKLMTDGILLAETQTDPLLKAYDTIIIDEAHERSLNIDFLLGYLREILPRRPDLKIVVTSATIDADRFANHFASAKGPAPVIHVTGRTFPVEQRYRPFEESRDYGMNEALADAVDELWQDPRQTGDILIFFPGEREIREAADHLRGHLSHHAVLRSAEVLPLFARLSQAEQDRIFEGHTGRRIVLATNVAETSLTVPGIRYVIDTGTARVKRYSYRSKVEQLLVEPVSQAAANQRAGRCGRVANGICIRLYSEEDFAGRPRFSDPEILRSSLAGVILRMKSLHLRDVEEFPFLEAPQKRAIADGYQLLSELGAVDDDNQLTPVGRELSKLPLDPRIGRMILEARDRGALEEVLIIASALSVQDVRDRPMEAQAQADQAHAKFDDEKSEFSGYLKLWKWIHDARGGAPVASTRRQMAAQSGQAKRPNAAFLPVAQRLVAAPVATPPPAAPEAPTHKLSNRQYEQLLRANFINIRRVREWRDIHSQLVATVQEHHWAINANPASYEHLHMAMLSGLLGNIGFRPEDVGSAGSTQSGGAGRGAAGSGEYLGARGIKFHKHPGAHLSKKPGRWIVAAELVETTRLFGRGIAAIEPQWLEEVGGHLLKKQLLDPHWEKRSSEVVALERATLYGLVVYSGRRVPYSRVDMAAAREIFIREALVGEGWESKLPFLAANRKLIRQVEDLEHKSRRQDVLVDDELIFAFYDQQLPQDVFDGRGLEQWWRDHSPGNPRLLHLNRDELMRHEAAGITTDAFPRTIRLGGVDSAAEYLHAPGDARDGLSVAVPLFVLNQVSEDRIEWLVPGMLKDKVQALLKSLPQKPRSRLVPLPESATRITQALSEPTVFGQGTLIDALLKQVREGTQLDVKRADFKPDQVPPHLFMHLRVVDEHGRQLGQGRSLAALKADLGGQARGAFQALAGVRVQAAPAPVAAPAAKGQAPAPAPKAAAAVPAGQHYTDWTFGELPELMEIRKGGQTLVGFPALIDEGGAVHIEVFDEPEMAAQKHRGGLRRLFALQIKEALKYLEKQIPDLQKMAVAYMPLGTQEQLRQQIVDVALDRAFLLDPLPTDAAAFKKRVDEGRGRLTLIAQEVARLALRVLTDYAGALRKIKDTKGQPLVTADVQAQLQRLIGKDFLVATPWAQLQHLPRYLQAIVMRLDKLRSDPARDASRMADVKLQEQRFWRLVAERKGNVDVRMQELRWLLEELRVSLFAQELRTPAPVSVKRLDKAWGLLST; this comes from the coding sequence ATGGGCGCCTTCGCGGCCCACCAGGTCATCATCGTCAGCGGCGAGACCGGCTCGGGCAAGACCACCCAGCTGCCCAAAATCGCCCTGGCCCTGGGCCGCGGCAAGCTCAACGCGCCGCCCGGCAAGGGCCGGCTGATCGGCCATACGCAGCCGCGCCGGATCGCTGCTTCGTCGGTGGCCAAACGCATCGCCGAAGAGCTGAAGACACCGCTGGGCGAGGTGGTCGGCTACAAGGTGCGTTTCCAGGACCGCCTCTCGCGCGACGCCTCGGTCAAGCTGATGACCGACGGCATCCTGCTGGCCGAGACGCAGACCGATCCGCTGCTCAAGGCCTACGACACCATCATCATCGACGAGGCGCACGAACGCAGCCTCAACATCGACTTCCTGCTGGGCTACCTGCGCGAGATCCTGCCGCGCCGGCCGGACCTGAAGATCGTCGTCACCTCGGCCACCATCGATGCCGACCGCTTCGCCAACCACTTTGCATCCGCCAAGGGCCCGGCGCCGGTCATCCATGTCACCGGCCGCACCTTCCCGGTCGAGCAGCGCTACCGCCCCTTCGAGGAGTCGCGCGACTACGGCATGAACGAGGCCCTGGCCGACGCGGTGGACGAACTCTGGCAGGACCCGCGCCAGACCGGCGACATCCTGATCTTCTTCCCCGGCGAGCGCGAGATCCGCGAGGCCGCCGACCACCTGCGCGGCCACCTTAGCCACCACGCCGTGCTGCGCAGTGCGGAGGTGCTGCCGCTCTTCGCCCGCCTCTCGCAGGCCGAGCAGGACCGCATCTTCGAAGGCCATACCGGCCGCCGTATCGTGCTGGCCACCAACGTGGCCGAAACCTCGCTGACGGTGCCCGGCATCCGCTACGTGATCGACACCGGCACCGCCCGGGTCAAACGCTACAGCTACCGCAGCAAGGTGGAGCAGCTGCTGGTCGAGCCGGTCAGCCAGGCGGCGGCCAACCAGCGCGCCGGGCGCTGCGGGCGGGTGGCCAACGGCATCTGCATCCGGCTCTACAGCGAAGAGGATTTCGCCGGCCGTCCGCGCTTCAGCGATCCGGAGATCCTGCGTTCCTCGCTGGCCGGCGTGATCCTGCGCATGAAGTCGCTGCATCTGCGCGACGTGGAGGAATTCCCCTTCCTCGAAGCCCCGCAGAAACGCGCGATCGCCGACGGCTACCAGCTGCTGTCCGAACTCGGCGCGGTGGACGACGACAACCAGCTCACGCCTGTCGGCCGCGAACTCTCCAAGCTGCCGCTGGACCCGCGCATCGGCCGCATGATCCTGGAGGCGCGCGACCGCGGCGCGCTCGAAGAGGTGCTGATCATCGCCAGCGCCCTCAGCGTGCAGGACGTGCGCGACCGGCCCATGGAAGCCCAGGCCCAGGCCGACCAGGCCCACGCCAAGTTCGACGACGAGAAGAGCGAATTCAGCGGCTACCTCAAGCTCTGGAAGTGGATCCATGACGCCCGTGGCGGCGCCCCGGTGGCCAGCACCCGCCGCCAGATGGCCGCCCAGAGCGGCCAGGCCAAACGCCCCAACGCGGCCTTCCTGCCGGTGGCGCAGCGCCTGGTTGCCGCACCCGTGGCCACGCCGCCGCCCGCCGCGCCGGAGGCCCCCACCCACAAGCTCAGCAACCGCCAGTACGAGCAGCTGCTGCGCGCCAACTTCATCAACATCCGCCGGGTGCGCGAATGGCGCGACATCCATTCGCAGCTGGTCGCCACGGTGCAGGAGCACCACTGGGCGATCAACGCCAACCCGGCCAGCTACGAGCATCTGCACATGGCGATGCTGTCGGGCCTGCTGGGCAATATCGGCTTCCGGCCGGAGGACGTGGGCAGCGCCGGCAGCACCCAGTCCGGCGGGGCAGGGCGGGGCGCGGCGGGTTCGGGCGAATACCTGGGCGCACGCGGCATCAAGTTCCACAAGCATCCCGGCGCGCATCTGTCGAAGAAGCCGGGCCGCTGGATCGTCGCGGCCGAGCTGGTCGAGACCACCCGCCTCTTCGGCCGCGGCATCGCCGCCATCGAGCCGCAATGGCTGGAGGAGGTGGGCGGCCATCTGCTGAAGAAGCAGCTGCTCGATCCGCACTGGGAGAAGCGCTCGTCCGAAGTGGTGGCGCTGGAGCGGGCCACGCTCTATGGTCTGGTCGTCTACAGCGGCCGGCGGGTGCCCTACAGCCGGGTCGACATGGCGGCGGCGCGCGAGATCTTCATCCGCGAGGCGCTGGTAGGCGAGGGCTGGGAATCCAAACTCCCCTTCCTGGCCGCCAACCGCAAGCTGATCCGCCAGGTGGAAGACCTGGAGCACAAGTCGCGCCGGCAGGACGTGCTGGTGGACGACGAACTCATCTTTGCCTTCTACGACCAGCAACTGCCCCAGGACGTGTTCGACGGCCGCGGCCTGGAGCAGTGGTGGCGCGACCATTCGCCCGGCAATCCGCGCCTGCTGCACCTCAACCGCGACGAGCTGATGCGCCACGAGGCCGCCGGCATCACCACCGACGCCTTCCCGCGCACCATCCGCCTGGGCGGCGTGGACAGCGCCGCCGAATACCTGCATGCACCGGGCGATGCACGCGACGGCCTGTCGGTGGCCGTGCCGCTCTTCGTGCTCAACCAGGTGAGCGAGGACCGCATCGAGTGGCTGGTGCCCGGGATGCTCAAGGACAAGGTGCAGGCCCTGCTCAAGAGCCTGCCGCAGAAGCCGCGCTCGCGTTTGGTGCCGCTGCCCGAGAGCGCCACGCGCATCACCCAGGCGCTTTCCGAGCCCACGGTGTTCGGCCAGGGCACGCTGATCGACGCGCTGCTCAAGCAGGTGCGCGAGGGCACGCAGCTCGACGTCAAGCGCGCCGACTTCAAGCCCGACCAGGTGCCGCCGCATCTCTTCATGCACCTGCGGGTGGTGGACGAACACGGCCGCCAGCTCGGCCAGGGGCGTAGCCTGGCGGCGCTCAAGGCCGATCTGGGCGGGCAGGCGCGCGGGGCCTTCCAGGCGCTGGCGGGGGTGCGTGTGCAGGCCGCGCCCGCGCCGGTCGCCGCGCCTGCCGCCAAGGGCCAGGCTCCGGCGCCCGCGCCCAAGGCGGCTGCGGCCGTGCCTGCGGGGCAGCACTACACCGACTGGACTTTCGGCGAGTTGCCGGAGCTGATGGAGATCCGCAAGGGCGGCCAGACCCTGGTGGGTTTCCCGGCCCTGATCGACGAGGGCGGGGCGGTGCATATCGAGGTCTTCGACGAGCCCGAGATGGCGGCGCAGAAGCATCGCGGCGGCTTGCGGCGGCTGTTCGCGCTGCAGATCAAGGAGGCGCTCAAATACCTGGAGAAGCAGATCCCCGACCTGCAGAAGATGGCCGTGGCCTACATGCCCCTGGGCACGCAGGAGCAGCTGCGCCAGCAGATCGTGGATGTGGCGCTGGACCGGGCCTTTCTGCTCGATCCGCTGCCTACCGATGCGGCTGCCTTCAAGAAACGTGTTGACGAAGGACGCGGGCGTCTTACTTTGATCGCGCAGGAAGTGGCGCGGCTGGCGCTGCGGGTGCTGACCGATTACGCGGGGGCGCTGCGCAAGATCAAGGACACCAAAGGGCAGCCCTTGGTGACTGCCGATGTGCAGGCGCAGTTGCAGCGGCTGATCGGGAAGGACTTTCTTGTGGCCACGCCCTGGGCGCAGTTGCAGCATTTGCCTCGCTATCTGCAGGCCATCGTGATGCGGCTGGACAAGCTGCGGAGCGATCCTGCTCGTGATGCCTCCCGCATGGCTGATGTGAAGTTGCAGGAGCAGCGCTTCTGGCGGCTGGTGGCCGAGCGCAAGGGCAATGTCGATGTGCGTATGCAGGAGCTGCGCTGGCTGCTCGAGGAGTTACGGGTCAGTCTGTTTGCTCAGGAGTTGAGGACGCCTGCGCCTGTCAGTGTTAAGAGGCTTGATAAGGCTTGGGGGCTGCTCAGTACCTGA
- the argA gene encoding amino-acid N-acetyltransferase, which produces MSAVFNFTFVPWFRSVAPYIHMHRGKTFVVAVAGEAIAAGKLPAIAQDLALIQSMGVKVVLVHGFRPQVNEQLAAKGHEARYSHGMRITDTVALDCAQEAAGQLRYEIEAAFSQGLPNTPMAGAQVRVVSGNFITARPVGIVDGVDFKHSGLVRKVDTDGILRCIDMGAMVLLSPFGFSPTGEAFNLTMEEVATSVAIELGADKLIFMSEVPGVRSQPSEPEGEDNPIDTEMPLAAAEALLAQLPQPQQPSDVAFYLQHCVRACKAGVERSHIIPFAVDGALLLEVYVHDGIGTMVIDEKLEELRQATSDDVGGILTLIEPFERDGTLVKRDRTEIERDADQYTVLEHDGVIFACAALYPYPESRTAEMAALTVSPLSQGQGDGEKVLRRIEQRARAMGLSSIFVLTTRTMHWFIKRGFQPVDPDWLPEARKRKYNWDRKSQVLMKKLNGS; this is translated from the coding sequence ATGTCCGCCGTCTTCAATTTCACCTTCGTCCCCTGGTTCCGCTCCGTCGCGCCCTATATCCACATGCACCGCGGCAAGACCTTCGTGGTGGCCGTGGCCGGCGAGGCGATCGCCGCGGGCAAGCTGCCGGCCATCGCGCAGGACCTGGCACTGATCCAGTCCATGGGTGTGAAGGTGGTGCTGGTGCACGGCTTCCGGCCCCAGGTCAACGAGCAGCTCGCCGCCAAGGGGCATGAGGCCCGCTATTCGCACGGCATGCGCATCACCGACACGGTGGCGCTGGACTGCGCCCAGGAGGCCGCCGGCCAGCTGCGCTACGAGATCGAGGCCGCGTTCAGCCAGGGCCTGCCCAACACGCCGATGGCGGGCGCGCAGGTGCGGGTGGTGTCGGGCAACTTCATCACGGCGCGGCCTGTGGGCATCGTCGACGGGGTGGACTTCAAGCATTCGGGCCTGGTGCGCAAGGTCGACACCGACGGCATCCTGCGCTGCATCGACATGGGCGCGATGGTGCTGCTGTCGCCCTTCGGCTTCTCGCCGACCGGCGAGGCCTTCAACCTGACCATGGAAGAGGTGGCGACCAGCGTGGCGATCGAGCTGGGCGCGGACAAACTCATCTTCATGTCGGAAGTGCCCGGCGTGCGTTCGCAGCCCTCGGAGCCCGAGGGCGAGGACAACCCCATCGACACCGAGATGCCCCTGGCCGCCGCCGAGGCCCTGCTGGCCCAGCTGCCCCAGCCCCAGCAGCCCAGCGACGTGGCCTTCTACCTGCAGCACTGCGTGCGCGCCTGCAAGGCGGGCGTGGAGCGCAGCCACATCATTCCCTTCGCGGTGGACGGCGCCCTGCTGCTGGAGGTGTATGTACACGACGGCATCGGCACCATGGTGATCGACGAGAAGCTCGAAGAGCTGCGCCAGGCCACCAGCGACGACGTGGGCGGCATCCTCACCCTGATCGAGCCCTTCGAGCGCGACGGCACCCTGGTCAAGCGCGACCGCACCGAGATCGAACGCGACGCCGACCAGTACACGGTGCTGGAGCACGACGGCGTGATCTTCGCCTGCGCCGCGCTCTACCCCTATCCCGAGTCGCGCACCGCCGAGATGGCGGCGCTGACGGTGTCGCCGCTGAGCCAGGGCCAGGGCGACGGCGAGAAGGTGCTGCGCCGCATCGAGCAGCGCGCCCGCGCCATGGGCCTGAGCAGCATCTTCGTGCTGACCACCCGCACCATGCACTGGTTCATCAAGCGCGGCTTCCAGCCGGTGGACCCGGACTGGCTGCCCGAGGCCCGCAAGCGCAAGTACAACTGGGACCGCAAGAGCCAGGTGCTGATGAAGAAGCTCAACGGTTCCTAG
- a CDS encoding disulfide bond formation protein B, which produces MVMSIFGAQPRKVLALVCAACVAMLAFGLYLQHVVGLEPCPMCIVQRYALILLAVFALVGALLPGNGGRKTFATLGLLAAGFGAFVAARQSFLQWYPPEFASCGRDFYGMIETFPLQRAIPMIFKGSGDCTAIDWTFLGGSIANWSFVCFVVLGLVLLAVLLGRPQRVRRVGDR; this is translated from the coding sequence ATCGTGATGAGTATTTTTGGCGCGCAACCGCGCAAGGTCCTGGCCCTGGTCTGCGCAGCCTGCGTGGCCATGCTGGCGTTCGGCCTGTACCTGCAGCATGTGGTCGGCCTGGAGCCGTGCCCCATGTGCATCGTGCAGCGTTATGCGCTGATCCTGCTGGCGGTCTTCGCCTTGGTCGGTGCCTTGCTGCCAGGCAACGGCGGCCGCAAGACCTTCGCCACCCTCGGCCTGCTGGCCGCCGGCTTCGGCGCCTTCGTGGCCGCGCGCCAGAGCTTCCTGCAGTGGTACCCGCCGGAGTTCGCCTCCTGCGGCCGCGACTTCTACGGAATGATCGAGACCTTCCCGTTGCAGCGCGCCATCCCCATGATCTTCAAGGGCAGCGGAGACTGCACGGCGATCGACTGGACCTTCCTCGGCGGCTCCATCGCCAACTGGTCCTTCGTCTGCTTCGTGGTGCTGGGGCTGGTGCTGCTGGCGGTGCTGCTCGGCCGGCCGCAGCGGGTGCGCCGCGTCGGCGACCGGTAA